In Rhodopirellula islandica, one DNA window encodes the following:
- a CDS encoding DUF2309 domain-containing protein, with protein sequence MTQPTPSTSIASGVTSDNRDQTALSSADFDDTSLPSGQIASPAKTDPPPFDVVHAIQHARHFLPAQGPISVFVHHNTLHAFDDMPFEEAVLEGGRRFGCEPYLSEERYHEELARGRICREDLREVLMADLQEDADKLVATFGTRYTLRLSMLQTELQPMPESGLSWVLAETKLLDRFRNEVPAPYREKTITQTRSWVMRQLEPLANTETTAASSPTRPSPLPSSLRDRLQAAGESKIHRWNDEQWESFVLHALWEACRQGMEQAEVPPPAETHVDSLNHLMLGELGVDLNTKIDDVLIRFCGSFLDQGFADWALPEREDGFAKAFANLFLGRWAIRADWMVGIDAALREVQHTDWDAIQSIECSLNKLGIPNNECESFLSECLLTLRGWAGMIWQMETNSPFLPNPVPEGSLNQYLAVRLILLTHAVEHFGNAKFSVGTASEIIGLALKSASSRSTPSKRSRTHTVFQLAQLGGWTPEQLLNMSAAQWRCLITEIESFPSLDRRRLLHAAYERHYAKQALDAIAIHSRRRRELKQPPPPPAYAAIFCIDDREESFRRHLEEVDPECRTASAAGFFAVAMYYQGADHADFRPLCPGIISPQHYVREEPLFSSMAAGERRALRRRRLGWFAHQIHQNSRTLLGGWVTGLFGAVATVPMVARILAPRLTSQIRESMGNFVRPPKTELHLERLAAEPGSAPESMGYSLDEMSQIVVRILEDIGMVRDFPPIIVFFGHGSGSLNNPHESAYNCGACSGGRGGPNARAFAVMANDPRVRRRVAEQGIELPEEVRFVGAYHNTCSDDVDYYDLDSLPRSHRALFRRIESKVNETRTRNAHERARRFESAPLDLTPQEALEHVEERAEDLSQARPEYNHATNALVTVGRRDWSRGLFLDRRAFVTEYDPAVDDEDCSVLTRILQAAIPVCSGISLEYYFSTVDVEGYGCGSKLPHNVASMVGVMTGAASDLRPGLSQQMIEIHEPMRILFVIETTPEKLSQLVAKNEGIRRLVEGNWVQVAVIDPVTSIIQRYVDGHYEPHVVSGSEIPIVESSMHWYRGQRDHLGFATIQETEIKQPMTSSESNASPAGVLA encoded by the coding sequence ATGACCCAACCCACCCCCTCCACATCGATTGCATCCGGCGTGACCTCCGACAACCGCGATCAAACGGCTCTTTCCTCCGCAGACTTTGACGACACATCACTGCCCAGTGGTCAGATCGCCTCTCCGGCGAAAACGGACCCTCCGCCCTTCGATGTGGTCCATGCGATTCAGCATGCCAGGCACTTTCTACCGGCTCAGGGGCCCATTTCGGTTTTCGTTCACCACAACACCTTGCATGCTTTCGACGACATGCCGTTTGAAGAAGCTGTGCTCGAAGGCGGACGTCGATTTGGATGCGAACCCTATCTCAGTGAGGAGCGTTACCACGAAGAACTTGCCCGAGGTCGGATCTGCCGAGAAGACCTTCGCGAAGTCTTGATGGCTGACTTGCAAGAAGACGCAGACAAACTCGTGGCGACATTTGGAACTCGCTACACGTTGCGTTTGTCAATGTTGCAAACAGAGCTTCAGCCCATGCCGGAATCAGGACTGAGCTGGGTGTTGGCTGAAACAAAATTGTTGGATCGATTCCGGAACGAGGTTCCTGCTCCGTACCGTGAAAAAACAATCACTCAAACTCGCAGCTGGGTGATGCGGCAACTCGAACCGCTCGCGAACACGGAAACAACCGCAGCGAGTTCACCAACTCGGCCATCGCCTCTTCCCTCTTCCCTGCGTGATCGATTGCAGGCGGCGGGCGAATCCAAAATCCATCGCTGGAACGACGAGCAATGGGAATCTTTCGTTCTGCACGCTCTCTGGGAAGCTTGTCGGCAGGGGATGGAGCAAGCGGAGGTGCCGCCACCTGCGGAAACACACGTTGATTCGCTGAACCATTTGATGCTCGGCGAATTGGGAGTCGACCTGAACACGAAGATCGATGATGTCCTGATTCGTTTTTGCGGCAGCTTTCTCGACCAGGGCTTTGCCGATTGGGCACTGCCAGAACGAGAAGACGGCTTTGCCAAAGCCTTTGCCAATTTGTTCTTGGGCAGGTGGGCGATTCGTGCGGACTGGATGGTGGGCATCGACGCGGCGCTGCGTGAAGTCCAGCACACCGATTGGGATGCGATCCAAAGCATCGAATGTTCACTCAACAAACTTGGAATTCCGAACAACGAATGCGAGAGTTTTCTCTCGGAGTGTCTGCTCACGCTGAGAGGCTGGGCAGGCATGATTTGGCAGATGGAAACGAACAGCCCATTCTTGCCGAACCCGGTCCCGGAAGGTTCTCTCAACCAGTACTTGGCCGTTCGTCTGATCTTGCTCACGCACGCGGTGGAGCACTTTGGCAATGCAAAATTCAGCGTTGGAACCGCCAGTGAGATCATTGGGCTCGCCTTAAAATCAGCGAGTTCCCGGTCCACTCCGTCCAAGCGTTCACGCACCCACACCGTCTTTCAATTGGCACAATTGGGCGGATGGACCCCCGAACAATTGCTGAACATGTCAGCCGCACAGTGGCGGTGCTTGATCACTGAGATCGAATCGTTTCCGTCTTTGGATCGTCGTCGTTTGTTGCACGCAGCGTACGAGCGTCACTATGCCAAACAAGCTCTCGATGCGATCGCGATTCACTCGCGCCGTCGACGTGAGCTGAAGCAACCGCCCCCGCCTCCGGCTTACGCAGCCATCTTTTGCATTGACGATCGAGAGGAGTCGTTCCGGCGTCACTTGGAAGAGGTCGATCCAGAATGTCGGACCGCATCAGCGGCTGGTTTCTTCGCGGTTGCGATGTACTACCAAGGAGCCGACCACGCTGATTTCCGGCCATTGTGCCCGGGGATCATTTCTCCTCAACATTATGTTCGCGAAGAACCTTTGTTCTCGTCGATGGCGGCGGGTGAACGAAGAGCACTCCGCAGACGACGGTTGGGATGGTTCGCACATCAGATCCACCAGAACTCACGGACTTTGCTTGGCGGTTGGGTCACCGGTCTGTTCGGCGCTGTGGCGACGGTCCCCATGGTCGCCCGAATCCTGGCACCACGATTGACTTCACAAATCCGAGAGTCGATGGGGAATTTCGTGCGGCCACCGAAAACGGAATTGCACCTGGAACGTTTGGCAGCGGAACCGGGTTCCGCTCCAGAATCGATGGGTTACAGCCTCGACGAGATGTCCCAGATCGTTGTCCGCATTCTAGAAGACATCGGGATGGTCCGTGACTTCCCACCGATCATCGTGTTCTTTGGTCATGGCAGCGGCAGCCTGAACAACCCCCACGAATCCGCTTACAACTGCGGGGCTTGCAGCGGTGGCCGCGGTGGGCCCAACGCACGTGCTTTCGCGGTGATGGCCAATGACCCCAGGGTCCGTCGACGCGTGGCCGAACAGGGCATTGAGTTGCCCGAGGAGGTGCGTTTTGTCGGGGCCTATCACAACACGTGCAGTGATGACGTGGACTACTACGACTTGGATTCTTTGCCCCGATCGCATCGAGCCCTGTTTCGGCGAATTGAATCGAAGGTCAATGAAACCCGAACGCGAAACGCACATGAACGCGCTCGTCGGTTCGAGTCTGCCCCCTTGGATCTGACACCGCAAGAGGCTCTCGAACACGTGGAAGAACGGGCGGAAGATCTGTCGCAGGCACGCCCCGAATACAACCACGCAACCAACGCGTTGGTAACGGTTGGTCGGCGTGATTGGTCGCGAGGGTTGTTCCTGGATCGACGCGCGTTCGTAACCGAATACGATCCTGCGGTGGACGATGAAGACTGCAGCGTGCTCACCCGTATTTTGCAAGCGGCCATACCGGTTTGTAGCGGCATCAGTTTGGAGTACTACTTTTCGACCGTCGACGTGGAAGGCTACGGGTGCGGTTCCAAACTACCGCACAATGTCGCGTCCATGGTCGGCGTCATGACGGGCGCGGCCAGCGATTTGCGTCCCGGACTTTCGCAGCAAATGATTGAGATCCACGAACCGATGCGGATTCTCTTTGTCATCGAGACCACCCCTGAAAAACTATCGCAACTCGTTGCCAAAAACGAGGGCATTCGCCGTTTGGTGGAGGGCAACTGGGTCCAGGTCGCGGTCATCGATCCGGTCACCTCCATCATCCAACGTTATGTCGATGGACATTACGAACCGCATGTGGTTTCCGGGTCCGAAATCCCGATCGTCGAATCCTCGATGCATTGGTACCGGGGTCAGCGAGACCACCTGGGCTTTGCGACCATTCAAGAAACTGAGATCAAACAACCGATGACTTCATCCGAATCGAACGCAAGTCCAGCGGGAGTTCTGGCATGA
- a CDS encoding two-component system sensor histidine kinase NtrB has translation MFDNHDGPSVRRFAAGLALLSLTAFAVTAAMLYHVQHEQEIFAELTEHLPKSDLEAARELSGELSLQGGLVVLLGLNIIGTAIALAWVVRGYLSSERTLQDVKVYSTDVLASMDAGVITTDRNGRMTSINPSGLQLVNCDQEHLGRTLESLGKRHALLAEIRDEVATYHHPIRDRDYTVDNQGHRQTLRAGCTLLRNRRGEEIGTVLHVRDVSEKELIEERLRRMERYMGLGSLAAGLQHEIKNPLSALSLHIQLLCERLDATTQDAEVDELLDVLHTEVHRINDVLDGFRNYASTNQIGLTSVDVAILIERLVRLLRPQAEQQSVKLDVQLPAEMVGLIQGDSVGLEQVLLNLALNGMAAMADGGKLTFRLSRQDEFVRIDVRDEGNGIPEEIRSRVFDPYFTTRNNGTGMGLALCDKIVRQHDGSIDFRVLENDASDTHRSVQGTEFTVLLPLSQSA, from the coding sequence ATGTTTGACAACCACGATGGACCCAGTGTCCGGCGTTTCGCCGCGGGGCTTGCACTGTTGAGCTTGACGGCGTTCGCGGTCACAGCGGCGATGTTGTACCACGTGCAACACGAGCAGGAAATTTTCGCAGAGTTGACCGAACACCTGCCCAAGAGCGACCTCGAAGCCGCTCGCGAATTGTCGGGCGAACTCAGTTTGCAGGGCGGATTGGTCGTGTTGCTGGGGCTGAATATCATCGGAACCGCGATCGCTTTGGCCTGGGTTGTTCGCGGCTACCTCAGCAGCGAACGAACGCTGCAAGATGTCAAAGTCTACTCCACCGACGTGCTGGCCAGCATGGATGCCGGGGTCATCACCACGGATCGCAATGGCCGGATGACCAGCATCAATCCCAGCGGATTGCAACTGGTCAACTGCGACCAAGAGCATCTGGGAAGGACGTTGGAATCACTCGGAAAACGTCACGCGTTGCTCGCCGAAATTCGTGACGAGGTCGCGACGTATCATCATCCCATTCGCGATCGTGATTACACCGTCGACAACCAAGGTCACCGTCAAACGTTGCGAGCGGGATGCACCTTGCTTCGAAACCGACGTGGAGAAGAAATTGGCACCGTGCTGCATGTGCGGGATGTGTCGGAAAAGGAATTGATTGAAGAACGCCTCCGCCGGATGGAACGCTACATGGGATTGGGGTCGCTTGCCGCAGGATTGCAGCATGAAATCAAGAACCCCCTGAGTGCCCTGTCCCTGCACATTCAACTGCTGTGTGAGCGGTTGGACGCGACAACACAAGACGCGGAAGTCGACGAATTGTTGGATGTCTTGCACACCGAGGTTCATCGCATCAACGATGTCCTGGACGGGTTCCGGAATTACGCGTCGACCAACCAAATCGGTCTCACGTCAGTGGACGTGGCGATTTTGATCGAACGATTGGTGCGGTTGCTGCGTCCACAAGCCGAGCAGCAATCGGTGAAGCTGGACGTTCAGCTCCCGGCTGAAATGGTGGGTTTGATCCAGGGTGACTCGGTCGGTTTGGAACAAGTCCTGTTGAACTTGGCATTGAACGGGATGGCTGCGATGGCTGACGGCGGAAAACTCACGTTCCGCCTCAGTCGCCAAGATGAATTTGTTCGGATCGATGTTCGTGATGAAGGCAACGGGATTCCCGAGGAAATTCGATCTCGCGTCTTTGATCCGTATTTCACAACCCGCAACAACGGCACTGGCATGGGGTTGGCTTTGTGTGACAAGATTGTCCGGCAACACGATGGCAGCATTGATTTTCGGGTGCTTGAGAACGACGCATCCGACACACACCGTTCCGTTCAAGGCACCGAGTTCACGGTCCTCCTTCCACTGAGTCAATCAGCATGA
- a CDS encoding sigma-54-dependent transcriptional regulator: protein MNRSEFSVLIVDDEPNIRSGLEKGLVQEADRIETAVDAESGLAKFESGHFQLVIADVRLGGGMDGIELLGRMRHIDPEVSVIVITAHGTVETAVDAMRAGAFDFISKPLDLNLVRQQVRKAREHRELRQENQTLRTRLADAGELSNIIGQCAAMQDVFHQIRQVAATEATVMIQGESGSGKELVARALHDLSDRSGGPFVAVNLGAMPETLLESELFGHEKGSFSGASRQKPGCFEQAGGGTLFLDEVTEMSAKSQVDLLRVLESRRFTRVGGETVLETDVRVVSATNKSVPEMIQDGSFREDLYYRLNVIPIEVPSLRQRRDDIPLLIEHFLQHFCSRHGRPMKQIAPDAMRVLVGAQWPGNVRQLRNLVERLVVTHTGDVIDSHELPADLQPATLGSGTKVLPASLSEAVENCEREMISAVLAECDFHRENTAKRLGVSVRTLHYKMGRYGLH from the coding sequence ATGAACCGCAGCGAATTCTCGGTTTTGATCGTCGATGATGAACCCAACATTCGTTCGGGGTTGGAAAAAGGTTTGGTCCAGGAAGCGGACCGAATCGAAACCGCCGTGGACGCCGAAAGTGGTTTGGCCAAGTTTGAATCGGGGCACTTCCAGTTGGTGATCGCCGACGTTCGATTGGGCGGAGGCATGGACGGCATCGAATTGCTTGGGCGAATGCGGCACATCGACCCGGAAGTGTCGGTGATTGTGATCACCGCGCACGGCACCGTTGAAACCGCCGTGGATGCGATGCGCGCCGGGGCGTTTGATTTCATTTCCAAGCCATTGGATTTGAACTTGGTTCGGCAGCAGGTCCGCAAAGCGCGGGAACACCGAGAACTGCGTCAGGAAAATCAAACGCTGCGAACCCGGTTGGCCGATGCGGGGGAACTGTCCAATATCATTGGGCAGTGCGCCGCGATGCAGGATGTCTTTCACCAAATCCGTCAAGTCGCCGCCACCGAAGCGACCGTGATGATCCAAGGAGAAAGTGGTTCGGGAAAAGAACTTGTCGCTCGTGCGTTGCATGACCTGAGCGACCGCAGTGGTGGTCCGTTCGTGGCGGTCAACTTGGGCGCGATGCCGGAAACATTGCTCGAGAGTGAGTTGTTCGGTCACGAGAAAGGATCGTTCAGTGGCGCCTCACGACAAAAGCCGGGGTGCTTCGAACAGGCAGGCGGCGGCACGTTGTTTCTGGACGAGGTCACCGAAATGTCCGCGAAGAGCCAAGTGGATTTGCTGCGTGTGTTGGAATCGCGGCGATTCACACGCGTGGGTGGTGAAACCGTTTTGGAAACCGACGTGCGAGTGGTTTCGGCCACCAACAAGTCTGTGCCGGAAATGATCCAAGACGGCTCGTTTCGCGAAGACCTCTATTACCGGTTGAATGTGATTCCAATCGAGGTGCCATCGCTGCGTCAACGCCGCGATGATATTCCGCTGCTGATTGAACACTTCCTTCAACACTTTTGCTCGCGACACGGCCGTCCGATGAAGCAAATCGCTCCGGACGCGATGCGGGTGTTGGTGGGGGCTCAGTGGCCGGGGAACGTTCGACAGCTTCGCAATCTGGTCGAGCGTTTGGTGGTGACGCACACGGGCGATGTGATCGATTCTCATGAGCTGCCGGCGGATTTGCAGCCCGCGACGCTGGGCAGTGGCACCAAGGTGCTGCCCGCCTCCTTGAGCGAAGCGGTCGAAAACTGTGAACGTGAGATGATCTCGGCGGTTCTAGCCGAGTGTGATTTCCATCGTGAAAACACGGCAAAACGGCTCGGCGTGAGCGTCCGAACGCTGCACTACAAGATGGGCCGCTACGGTTTGCACTGA